Proteins co-encoded in one Saprospira grandis genomic window:
- a CDS encoding immunity 53 family protein — protein sequence MNSLDVLEEWALLYSAKKEQVKDLIHICNIDNPGWGVKIDLKETILDGASVEWERIEGSKDGWSTGDWHGIAVVDAVFDGFGGPRKLRLLLNRFKDLVEQKKKELGWNSPEDGKKWQEEDNTDILAWIEDWFSFHCDGDWEHQYGFTIKTIESGGWSLQIDLIETLLEDTEIAWQLVKKSENDWYGLAIKDSVFSASGDLRKLSFLLHSFKELVEAADEDFEE from the coding sequence ATGAACTCATTAGATGTATTAGAAGAGTGGGCTTTGTTGTATTCTGCTAAGAAAGAACAAGTTAAAGACTTGATTCACATTTGTAATATTGATAACCCAGGCTGGGGTGTTAAAATTGATTTAAAAGAAACTATTTTAGATGGGGCAAGTGTAGAATGGGAACGAATAGAAGGATCTAAAGATGGTTGGTCCACAGGAGACTGGCATGGAATTGCTGTAGTAGATGCTGTTTTTGATGGATTTGGAGGTCCTAGAAAGCTACGATTGTTATTGAATCGCTTTAAGGACTTAGTAGAACAAAAAAAGAAAGAGTTAGGCTGGAATAGTCCTGAGGACGGTAAAAAATGGCAAGAAGAGGATAACACTGACATATTAGCTTGGATAGAAGACTGGTTCAGCTTTCATTGTGACGGAGATTGGGAACATCAATATGGCTTTACCATAAAGACGATCGAAAGTGGCGGCTGGTCTCTGCAGATAGACCTAATAGAAACTCTTTTAGAGGATACCGAGATAGCCTGGCAATTAGTGAAAAAATCAGAAAATGATTGGTATGGGCTGGCTATCAAAGATAGTGTATTTTCGGCTTCTGGAGATCTCCGAAAATTAAGTTTTTTATTGCATTCTTTTAAGGAGCTGGTAGAAGCTGCTGATGAAGATTTTGAGGAATAG
- a CDS encoding RHS repeat domain-containing protein, which produces MGQDSSQTGQADYYLAQVSSASLYYPFGWEMPGRKFVSGEDYRFGFNGKEDDRDWGTQNIQDYGFRLYNPSIGKFLSVDPLAPEYPELTCYQFASNTPIQAIDLDGLEAFFVHGTTNFDLAWMNFQTGAYYFKSYDKVVQELPKAFGNQFSSTAFRWSGDNTDKARAQAGRDLANYVMSNRVSSEPITLVGHSHGGNAVIEAALILINDHKIDPNEINIVTMNTSDQWEQTLPQESDMNVYSINAISDQIQELGSDFGGFDDNGIVIDNADAYIFFTD; this is translated from the coding sequence TTGGGTCAAGACAGCAGCCAAACTGGACAGGCAGATTATTATTTGGCGCAGGTTTCTTCGGCTAGTTTGTACTATCCCTTTGGTTGGGAAATGCCTGGCCGCAAGTTTGTGAGTGGGGAGGACTATCGTTTTGGGTTTAATGGGAAGGAAGATGACCGAGATTGGGGGACGCAAAACATTCAGGATTATGGCTTTAGGTTGTATAATCCGAGTATAGGGAAGTTTTTGAGTGTGGATCCGTTGGCGCCGGAGTATCCTGAGTTGACTTGTTATCAGTTTGCGTCTAATACGCCAATACAAGCAATTGATTTAGATGGGTTGGAGGCTTTTTTTGTTCATGGAACTACCAACTTTGATCTTGCATGGATGAATTTTCAAACAGGGGCATACTATTTCAAAAGTTATGATAAGGTAGTTCAGGAATTACCAAAAGCTTTTGGGAATCAATTCAGTAGTACTGCATTTAGATGGTCTGGGGATAATACAGATAAAGCAAGGGCGCAAGCTGGACGCGATTTAGCTAATTATGTTATGTCTAATAGAGTTTCTAGTGAGCCTATAACTTTAGTAGGTCATAGTCATGGAGGTAATGCTGTTATTGAAGCAGCCTTAATATTGATAAATGATCATAAAATAGATCCCAATGAGATAAATATTGTGACAATGAATACATCTGATCAATGGGAGCAAACTTTACCTCAGGAAAGTGATATGAATGTATATTCAATAAATGCAATTAGTGACCAAATTCAAGAATTAGGAAGTGATTTTGGAGGGTTTGATGATAATGGAATTGTAATTGATAATGCAGATGCCTATATTTTCTTTACTGACTAA